One part of the Sporosarcina ureae genome encodes these proteins:
- a CDS encoding MBL fold metallo-hydrolase produces MRKRYTNLDDVDTHKTLRDMIRWQKERSENKKDLRVVIEQAPSKETEKLSINRSETSITWIGHSTFLIQINGLNILTDPVWAKRMGFQNRLTEPGISLKELPAIDVVFISHGHYDHLDFATIRRLKGNPTYFVPVGLSSKFKIRGYKKVIEAEWFDSFVLECMTFTFVPAQHWTKRTLTDTNTSHWGGWIIESEHHAIYFVGDTGYFRGFQEIAKRFTIDTVLIPIGAYEPEWFMKESHLTPEDAVKGFLEVAATTFIPMHYGAYHLADDTGPEAIERLEAEWNKLQLDEDRLKKLLIGETLWI; encoded by the coding sequence ATACGAAAACGCTATACGAATTTAGATGATGTAGACACACATAAGACTCTCCGCGATATGATTCGCTGGCAGAAGGAACGCAGCGAGAATAAGAAAGATTTACGCGTCGTGATCGAGCAAGCACCTTCTAAAGAAACAGAAAAACTTTCTATCAATCGATCAGAGACATCGATCACTTGGATTGGGCACTCGACTTTTTTAATTCAGATCAATGGGCTGAATATACTTACTGATCCGGTATGGGCGAAGCGTATGGGATTTCAGAATCGATTGACTGAACCTGGTATTTCTCTTAAAGAGTTACCGGCGATCGACGTCGTATTCATTTCTCACGGCCATTATGATCATCTGGATTTCGCAACGATCAGACGTCTAAAAGGCAATCCTACATATTTTGTTCCAGTTGGATTGAGCAGCAAGTTTAAGATACGTGGATATAAAAAAGTGATTGAAGCGGAATGGTTTGATTCATTTGTGCTTGAGTGCATGACGTTCACGTTCGTACCCGCACAGCACTGGACGAAACGTACATTGACGGACACGAATACTTCTCACTGGGGTGGCTGGATCATCGAAAGTGAACATCATGCCATTTACTTCGTTGGGGATACAGGATACTTCCGTGGATTCCAAGAAATAGCGAAACGTTTTACTATTGATACGGTACTTATACCGATTGGCGCGTATGAGCCCGAATGGTTTATGAAGGAAAGTCACTTAACTCCTGAAGATGCGGTGAAAGGATTTTTAGAAGTAGCGGCCACGACATTCATTCCGATGCATTACGGAGCGTACCACTTGGCAGATGACACGGGTCCAGAAGCGATTGAACGACTGGAAGCGGAGTGGAATAAATTGCAGTTGGATGAAGATCGATTGAAGAAATTACTTATTGGTGAGACATTGTGGATCTGA
- a CDS encoding dienelactone hydrolase family protein — protein sequence MLKIQTGSSSCVIVLHEIYGINLFIQDICESLSRQNFDVVCPNLLPQVIPFDYIEEGMAYKNFMAYAGFDDSAEKVIELVKGMKEQYSKIFILGFSVGATVAWSCSEEKDVDGIVGYYGSRIRDYVEIQPTCPTLLYFPSAEKSFDVNEMVVKLDKPNVEIEVFDAQHGFCDPYATEYDKALAQITFMKTVEFFRAN from the coding sequence ATGTTGAAAATACAGACGGGTTCTTCGAGTTGTGTTATTGTCCTTCATGAAATATACGGAATCAACCTATTTATACAAGATATATGTGAATCACTGTCTAGGCAAAACTTTGATGTAGTTTGTCCGAATCTATTACCGCAAGTAATCCCTTTCGATTATATTGAAGAAGGAATGGCTTATAAGAACTTCATGGCATACGCGGGCTTCGATGACAGCGCGGAGAAAGTAATAGAGTTAGTGAAGGGTATGAAAGAACAATACTCGAAAATATTCATCCTAGGATTTAGTGTAGGGGCTACAGTTGCTTGGTCGTGCAGTGAGGAAAAGGATGTAGATGGAATCGTCGGATATTATGGATCACGTATTCGAGATTATGTGGAGATTCAGCCGACGTGTCCGACATTGCTTTATTTTCCTAGCGCCGAGAAGTCGTTTGATGTGAATGAAATGGTAGTGAAATTAGACAAACCGAATGTGGAAATAGAAGTTTTTGATGCGCAGCATGGATTTTGTGATCCGTATGCTACCGAATATGATAAAGCGTTAGCTCAGATTACATTTATGAAAACAGTAGAATTTTTTAGAGCCAATTAA
- a CDS encoding ATP-grasp domain-containing protein, whose amino-acid sequence MKSCWVIYNGSLTSDKFEDQARLVQEAAERAGVTAKTLKNYEVLMDVQNHIANAPDFVVFLDKDTLLATHLKNSGIPVFNDPEVIETCDNKAKQYLELAKHGVAMPKTIIAPKVYTNFTITDSGYYEHVLETLGLPMIIKEGHGSFGMKVYLIETKEAFDEKVHELRGVDYVFQEFIESSRGRDLRVNIVGDQIIAAMYRHSETDFRANITNGGVAEVVELTAAQETLAMEAAKAVGAEFAGVDLLFGPDEQPVVCEVNGAAHIRNLLNVTGINVADAMIAYILEKIK is encoded by the coding sequence TTGAAAAGTTGTTGGGTTATTTATAATGGTAGTTTGACGAGTGATAAATTCGAGGATCAGGCACGACTTGTGCAAGAAGCGGCAGAACGTGCAGGTGTGACAGCGAAAACCCTGAAAAATTATGAAGTACTGATGGATGTGCAGAACCACATTGCAAATGCACCTGACTTCGTTGTCTTTCTTGATAAAGATACATTGCTTGCAACACATTTGAAAAATTCAGGTATTCCCGTCTTCAATGATCCTGAAGTAATTGAGACGTGTGATAATAAAGCGAAGCAGTATTTGGAGTTGGCAAAACATGGTGTTGCGATGCCGAAGACGATTATCGCACCGAAAGTCTATACGAATTTCACAATTACCGATAGCGGTTATTACGAGCATGTTCTTGAGACACTTGGTTTGCCGATGATTATTAAAGAAGGTCATGGTTCATTCGGTATGAAAGTCTATTTGATTGAGACGAAGGAAGCGTTTGATGAGAAAGTTCATGAACTACGTGGAGTCGATTATGTATTCCAGGAATTTATTGAAAGCAGTCGAGGACGGGATCTCCGCGTCAACATCGTGGGCGATCAGATCATTGCAGCTATGTATCGTCACTCGGAGACAGATTTCCGAGCGAATATTACGAACGGCGGTGTGGCTGAAGTTGTAGAATTGACAGCCGCACAGGAAACCCTTGCGATGGAAGCTGCAAAAGCAGTAGGTGCTGAATTTGCGGGAGTCGATCTGTTATTCGGTCCGGATGAACAGCCTGTAGTCTGTGAAGTCAATGGCGCAGCACATATCCGTAATCTCTTGAACGTCACTGGCATTAACGTAGCTGATGCGATGATCGCGTACATATTGGAGAAGATTAAATGA
- a CDS encoding GrpB family protein produces the protein MRVIVVDYHTEWPKLFEKESQKLAAIFKDELVDIHHIGSTSVEGLAAKPIIDILPVVKCIENVDALTVKMNEIGYEALGEFGIAGRRYFRKGENLRTHQIHVFQEDNHYDITRHLAVRDYLRVHSEKSKLYGDLKKKLANAFPDEIECYIDGKNLFVKALEEEALSWYEVKHRG, from the coding sequence ATGAGAGTGATAGTTGTTGATTATCATACAGAGTGGCCTAAACTCTTCGAAAAAGAGTCCCAAAAATTAGCTGCTATTTTTAAAGATGAATTAGTAGATATTCATCATATAGGTAGTACTTCTGTTGAAGGGTTAGCAGCGAAACCAATTATCGATATACTGCCCGTAGTGAAATGTATTGAAAATGTGGATGCTTTAACCGTGAAAATGAATGAAATCGGTTATGAAGCACTTGGGGAATTTGGAATTGCAGGTCGGCGCTATTTTAGAAAAGGTGAAAATCTTAGAACGCATCAAATCCATGTATTTCAAGAAGACAATCATTATGATATCACTCGTCATTTGGCTGTTAGAGATTATCTTCGTGTTCATTCTGAAAAAAGTAAGCTTTATGGAGACTTGAAAAAGAAACTGGCTAACGCGTTTCCTGACGAGATTGAATGTTATATAGATGGGAAAAATTTGTTTGTGAAGGCTCTGGAGGAAGAAGCACTCAGTTGGTATGAAGTGAAACACAGGGGCTAA
- a CDS encoding ATP-grasp domain-containing protein, which yields MKGVVYYNEEEAKRNQAFIEDLLKEATNTGIELKLITVPPTEPLDFILFRDRHPDLSLELEQAGYRMYNRASVQKIANDKLRTFELATLLGIPAVPTFRADRLPQLPFILKTRGGHGGSEVFLCESTQQVEEVLNQYNSDELIAQPFIESNATDVRVFMLGNEVLGAVKRTGAEDSFKSNYALGGTIEKFTLNDSQTKQVQKISQAISSDYIGIDFILPTEGGWLLNEIEDPVGARSLYQTHDFSVAKKLLDYISKQLGDI from the coding sequence ATGAAAGGTGTAGTCTACTATAATGAAGAGGAAGCGAAACGGAATCAGGCGTTTATCGAAGACTTATTGAAAGAAGCGACTAACACCGGTATAGAATTAAAACTGATAACCGTGCCGCCTACTGAACCTCTAGACTTCATTTTATTCCGAGACCGTCATCCTGATTTGTCTTTAGAATTAGAGCAAGCCGGCTATCGCATGTATAACCGAGCGAGTGTTCAAAAGATCGCCAATGATAAATTGCGTACATTTGAGCTCGCAACTTTGCTAGGTATTCCAGCAGTTCCCACATTCAGAGCGGATCGACTTCCACAATTGCCTTTCATATTGAAAACTCGTGGGGGTCATGGTGGAAGCGAAGTGTTTTTATGTGAATCAACGCAACAAGTTGAAGAAGTGTTGAATCAATATAATTCTGACGAGCTAATCGCGCAGCCTTTCATTGAATCCAATGCAACTGACGTCCGTGTATTTATGCTCGGCAACGAAGTTCTTGGAGCTGTGAAACGAACAGGTGCAGAGGATTCATTCAAATCTAATTACGCATTAGGCGGTACAATCGAAAAGTTTACTTTGAACGATTCTCAAACGAAACAAGTCCAAAAGATTTCCCAGGCAATTTCAAGCGATTATATCGGTATTGATTTCATACTTCCTACTGAAGGCGGTTGGTTGCTCAATGAAATTGAAGATCCTGTCGGTGCACGCTCTCTGTATCAAACACATGACTTTTCAGTCGCAAAGAAATTACTCGACTATATTAGTAAACAACTGGGTGATATATGA
- a CDS encoding type IV pilus modification PilV family protein, which translates to MQRQEGFTLVEVIASLMIISIILLSFFPLLITAKKTSVMNVDKLVMIQLAQASLDRLKLDPYGYIEIPSSNPPYLFKNNRAGTFTYTYSQCKTNDCRDAYRIALNERIYYIEVTATQNRAESDSKLINIITTIKDEAQKKNYSVEGYVIVYD; encoded by the coding sequence GTGCAGCGACAAGAAGGTTTTACGCTAGTTGAAGTAATTGCTTCACTTATGATTATTAGCATTATTTTGCTAAGTTTCTTTCCATTACTCATCACAGCAAAGAAGACTTCCGTCATGAATGTGGACAAGCTCGTTATGATTCAACTTGCCCAAGCCTCATTGGACCGCCTCAAGTTAGACCCTTATGGCTACATTGAAATTCCATCAAGTAATCCACCTTACCTTTTTAAAAATAATCGAGCTGGGACTTTCACATATACCTATAGCCAATGCAAGACAAATGATTGTCGAGATGCATACCGAATAGCTCTTAACGAAAGAATCTACTATATAGAAGTAACAGCGACACAGAATAGAGCTGAAAGCGATAGTAAGCTTATAAACATCATTACAACAATTAAGGATGAAGCGCAAAAGAAAAACTATTCAGTAGAAGGGTACGTGATAGTTTATGACTAA
- a CDS encoding helix-turn-helix domain-containing protein: MGTNKVGELIYKVRKEKGLTQKQLADQMNISDRTISKWERGYGYPDVSLLSDLSGLLGVNIENILEGDLLSNEFIGGNMKKSKYFVCPSCNNIVMATGDITISCCGRKLEALEAKKAIDEEKLTIEEMDNERFISSVHPMTKDHYISFIAFATGDQVQIIKQYPEWNFQTRLPIRKHGTLLWYDTKLGFYYQLI; the protein is encoded by the coding sequence ATGGGTACAAATAAGGTCGGTGAATTAATTTATAAAGTCCGTAAAGAAAAAGGACTTACACAGAAACAACTGGCTGATCAAATGAACATTTCAGATCGGACCATCTCCAAATGGGAGCGTGGATATGGTTATCCTGATGTCTCGCTACTATCTGATTTATCCGGACTATTAGGCGTCAACATAGAAAATATCTTGGAAGGTGATTTGCTTTCCAATGAATTCATAGGAGGAAATATGAAAAAATCTAAGTACTTTGTCTGTCCATCATGCAATAATATCGTCATGGCAACGGGCGATATTACAATATCTTGCTGCGGCAGAAAACTGGAAGCTCTTGAAGCAAAGAAAGCAATAGATGAAGAAAAATTAACTATAGAAGAAATGGACAATGAACGATTTATTTCAAGTGTTCATCCGATGACAAAAGATCATTATATTTCGTTTATCGCATTCGCCACGGGTGACCAAGTCCAAATCATCAAACAATATCCTGAGTGGAACTTCCAAACAAGACTACCTATACGAAAGCACGGCACATTGCTATGGTACGATACAAAACTCGGTTTTTATTATCAATTGATCTAA
- a CDS encoding bifunctional folylpolyglutamate synthase/dihydrofolate synthase: protein MIPKLDEYKKQFELMSDDSIKPGLDAIEEALACVLNPEKELRIIHVAGTNGKGSTIAVMEAILQAHGFETGVFSSPAILDVHDQIRINGKPITQEELEYVFEEMEAAGLSGMLTDFELLTVAAFLAFRNADPDYVLIETGMGGRLDSTNVMTPLVSVITSIALDHTGFLGDSVEKIAAHKAGIIKPYIPVVIGELPEDAKEVVLAEAKKYKSLVRTYGEEFIMKSGETETFSGMSTFEIPVRNMKGPHQAINHAVALEALSLAGVPLKQDKVADAIAHVSLPFRFQKIAENVYIDGAHNPAAARMLVKTIEEQFPGQKVDWVVGMLNTKDYKATLDILAPIANSFTFVDFPHEQAARADDLQAVCSMKNSRVVSFEEVDMGVKDSLQVVVGSLYLLSSLMEKKNSLA from the coding sequence TTGATTCCAAAACTTGACGAATACAAAAAACAATTTGAACTTATGAGTGATGACTCGATTAAACCAGGGTTAGACGCGATAGAAGAGGCATTGGCATGTGTGTTGAATCCCGAGAAGGAGCTACGGATTATTCATGTGGCAGGTACAAACGGTAAAGGTTCAACGATTGCGGTAATGGAAGCAATCCTACAGGCACATGGATTTGAAACGGGTGTATTTTCTTCACCCGCAATCCTCGACGTACATGATCAGATTCGAATCAATGGAAAGCCGATTACACAAGAAGAGCTCGAGTATGTGTTTGAGGAAATGGAAGCAGCAGGATTGAGCGGCATGCTGACGGACTTTGAATTATTGACAGTGGCGGCTTTTTTGGCATTCCGTAACGCGGACCCGGATTATGTATTAATTGAGACAGGCATGGGCGGAAGACTCGACAGTACCAATGTCATGACGCCTTTAGTATCGGTCATCACGTCAATTGCGCTCGACCATACAGGATTTCTTGGAGACAGCGTAGAGAAAATTGCAGCGCACAAAGCGGGCATCATTAAACCATATATTCCTGTAGTCATAGGGGAGTTGCCAGAAGACGCGAAAGAAGTTGTGCTGGCTGAAGCGAAGAAGTATAAAAGTTTGGTAAGGACATATGGAGAAGAATTCATAATGAAATCAGGGGAGACAGAGACGTTTAGTGGTATGTCTACTTTTGAAATTCCCGTTCGAAATATGAAAGGGCCACATCAAGCGATCAATCACGCAGTGGCTTTAGAAGCACTATCATTGGCAGGTGTACCTTTAAAACAAGACAAAGTCGCTGATGCTATTGCGCATGTTTCACTGCCGTTTCGATTCCAGAAGATTGCTGAAAATGTCTATATCGACGGAGCGCATAATCCAGCTGCGGCACGTATGTTGGTGAAGACGATTGAAGAGCAGTTTCCTGGGCAGAAAGTGGACTGGGTTGTGGGGATGTTGAATACGAAGGACTATAAAGCTACTTTAGATATATTGGCGCCGATAGCTAATAGTTTTACGTTTGTTGATTTTCCGCATGAGCAGGCTGCTAGAGCTGATGACTTGCAGGCGGTTTGTTCAATGAAGAACAGTAGGGTAGTTTCGTTTGAGGAAGTGGACATGGGTGTGAAAGATTCATTGCAGGTAGTTGTAGGATCGTTGTATTTGTTGAGTAGTTTAATGGAAAAGAAAAACAGCTTGGCTTAA
- a CDS encoding class I SAM-dependent DNA methyltransferase — protein MEENVFEQMAKRYDSDERKELARIVAEEVKPEVQDSRSKSLIDYGSGTGLVGLALADLVESILLVDSSQQMLEVAQAKISRGEITNAKVLYTDFTQESPELQADIVLVSLVLLHVPDTKKILQELYNVLTEDGKLIIIDFDKNEKVTHPKVHNGFVHEELKQLLSEVGFKDIEIRNFYSGKNIFVNEDATMLISTSRK, from the coding sequence ATGGAGGAAAATGTATTTGAGCAAATGGCAAAAAGGTACGATTCGGATGAACGAAAGGAATTAGCTAGGATTGTAGCGGAGGAAGTAAAGCCGGAAGTACAAGATAGTCGTTCAAAATCATTAATTGATTATGGAAGCGGTACGGGATTGGTTGGGTTAGCATTAGCGGATCTGGTAGAGTCAATTTTACTGGTAGATTCATCTCAGCAAATGCTGGAAGTCGCGCAAGCTAAAATTTCTCGAGGTGAAATTACAAACGCAAAAGTTCTTTATACGGATTTCACACAGGAGAGTCCTGAACTTCAGGCAGACATTGTTTTAGTATCATTGGTTCTACTTCATGTTCCAGATACTAAAAAAATACTACAGGAATTATATAATGTTCTTACTGAAGACGGGAAATTGATTATTATTGATTTTGATAAAAATGAAAAAGTAACACATCCGAAGGTTCATAACGGATTTGTACACGAAGAATTAAAACAGCTGTTATCAGAAGTAGGTTTTAAAGACATTGAAATTAGAAACTTTTATAGTGGGAAGAATATTTTTGTGAATGAAGACGCCACGATGTTGATCTCGACAAGTAGAAAGTGA
- a CDS encoding type II secretion system protein, with amino-acid sequence MTNIRNQRGLTLVELLATLAIIGMITTIAFSILMSGIKTSENIQIETALRNEADYLMTSFIRELYTTKESEISATKLPAAKTTDYYLQTENGKRTGFINNQIVIADVIQQISDPKIVLSPSKIARIDNDGQYEITLRLKMTGARPKEMSFVNVVRSIDDLKKKVDNE; translated from the coding sequence ATGACTAATATTCGTAACCAACGTGGCCTAACCTTAGTTGAACTTCTCGCTACACTTGCCATTATAGGAATGATTACTACGATTGCTTTCTCTATTTTGATGAGCGGTATAAAGACTTCAGAAAATATTCAAATAGAGACAGCTCTACGAAATGAAGCGGACTATTTGATGACTTCATTTATAAGAGAACTCTACACTACAAAAGAGTCCGAAATCAGTGCTACTAAACTCCCTGCAGCGAAAACCACTGACTACTATTTACAAACAGAGAATGGTAAAAGAACTGGTTTCATAAACAATCAAATCGTCATTGCAGACGTAATACAACAAATCTCGGATCCAAAGATTGTATTGTCACCTTCCAAAATCGCTAGGATTGATAATGACGGTCAATATGAAATTACGCTTCGATTGAAAATGACTGGCGCAAGGCCTAAAGAGATGAGTTTCGTAAATGTAGTGCGATCAATTGATGATTTAAAAAAGAAGGTGGACAATGAATGA
- a CDS encoding S66 family peptidase has translation MLKKPMKLQPGDTVATVSPSWGGAGEPEIKWRYEQGVKRLEEVFGLKVVPMPNSLKGGDYLYENPQARAEDLMTAFRDPTIKAIFANIGGEDSIRLLPYIDFTVIQNNPKIFSGYSDVTISHLFCHKAGISSFYGPAILTDFAENVEMDPYTIEKVNRTLFSNEIIGEIQSAESWTSERLEWIETNKHTRRTMNQNTGYEVLQGSGTAKGQLIGGCIEVLEFAKGTELWPDTAYWNDSILFFETSEEKPEPDFIRYWLRNYAAQGILQKANGIIFGKPQDEKYYEEYKVEIRKVMKEYSLEHLPILYNLNFGHTEPKFMLPYGAMAEIDCERKTFSILESGVE, from the coding sequence ATGCTGAAAAAACCAATGAAACTACAACCAGGAGATACCGTCGCAACAGTCAGTCCCTCATGGGGAGGCGCGGGTGAACCTGAGATCAAGTGGCGTTATGAACAAGGTGTGAAAAGACTGGAAGAAGTGTTCGGATTGAAAGTAGTGCCAATGCCAAACAGTTTGAAGGGAGGAGACTATCTGTATGAGAATCCGCAAGCGCGTGCTGAAGATTTGATGACGGCATTTCGTGATCCAACCATTAAAGCAATTTTTGCGAATATCGGGGGAGAAGATAGTATCCGATTGCTTCCTTATATCGACTTCACGGTCATACAAAATAATCCGAAGATATTCAGTGGATACTCTGATGTCACCATATCCCATTTGTTTTGCCATAAGGCAGGTATCTCTTCATTCTATGGACCGGCTATTTTAACGGACTTTGCTGAAAATGTGGAGATGGATCCCTATACGATCGAAAAGGTGAATCGAACTCTCTTTTCGAATGAAATAATCGGTGAGATTCAATCAGCAGAAAGTTGGACAAGTGAGCGGCTGGAATGGATTGAAACGAATAAACATACCCGTCGTACGATGAATCAGAATACTGGCTATGAGGTACTTCAAGGTTCGGGTACTGCAAAAGGTCAACTAATTGGTGGCTGCATTGAAGTATTGGAGTTTGCGAAAGGGACGGAACTTTGGCCGGATACAGCGTACTGGAATGACAGTATTCTGTTCTTCGAAACATCTGAAGAGAAACCTGAACCGGATTTTATTCGATACTGGTTGAGAAATTATGCAGCACAAGGAATATTGCAAAAAGCGAATGGGATTATTTTTGGGAAACCTCAAGATGAGAAATATTACGAAGAATATAAAGTGGAAATTCGTAAGGTGATGAAAGAGTACAGTTTAGAACATTTGCCTATCTTGTACAATTTGAATTTTGGTCATACGGAACCTAAGTTTATGTTACCTTATGGGGCGATGGCGGAGATCGATTGTGAACGAAAGACGTTTTCAATTCTTGAAAGTGGCGTAGAGTAA